One genomic region from Conexibacter woesei DSM 14684 encodes:
- the ilvB gene encoding biosynthetic-type acetolactate synthase large subunit, translated as MRAVDALMECLKAEGVEVVFGLPGGANLPTYDAFYDAGIRHILVRHEAGGGHAAEGYAKATGKVGVAFGTSGPGATNLITPIADAMMDSVPVVFITGQVRTELIGTDGFQEADMLGMTLPIVKHSFMIQHPLEIPRAIHEAFHLARTGRPGPVLVDIPQDLSRADIPYEPVTDVRLPGYQPTTEGNQKQIRLAAKALANARRPVLYAGGGVVNANAAEELRELALSDRFPVTSTLMALGAFPAPHDQWLGMLGMHGTRAANYAMDEADLIVAIGARFDDRVTGKLSEFAPRAKFIHIDIDPAEISKNVPAHIPIVGDAKNILARLTSEYRALSADRGRLEDWWSRIYGWQRQYPLRYEDSADREITPQWAVQAIHEATGGEAIVTSDVGQHQMWTAQYYDFPQPRRWINSGGLGTMGFGVPAAMGAAVGQPDRTVVCVAGDGSVQMNAQELATCAQNRIPIKVIILNNGFLGMVRQWQELFWDNRYSQVDLGQFPDFVKLAEAYGCTGVRLTDKTSLVEDLRAAIATDGPVVVDVRVTREANVYPMISPGQAARDMVG; from the coding sequence ATGCGTGCAGTCGACGCCCTGATGGAATGCCTGAAGGCGGAGGGTGTCGAGGTCGTATTCGGGCTGCCCGGCGGCGCGAACCTCCCGACCTACGACGCCTTCTACGACGCGGGGATCCGCCACATCCTCGTCCGTCATGAAGCCGGCGGCGGCCACGCCGCCGAGGGCTATGCGAAGGCGACCGGCAAGGTCGGCGTCGCGTTCGGCACCTCCGGTCCCGGCGCGACGAACCTGATCACGCCGATCGCCGACGCGATGATGGACTCGGTCCCGGTCGTCTTCATCACCGGCCAGGTGCGCACGGAGCTGATCGGGACGGACGGCTTTCAGGAGGCGGACATGCTCGGCATGACGCTCCCGATCGTCAAGCACTCGTTCATGATCCAGCACCCGCTGGAGATCCCGCGCGCGATCCACGAGGCGTTCCACCTCGCGCGCACCGGCCGGCCCGGCCCGGTCCTCGTCGACATCCCGCAGGACCTGTCGCGCGCGGACATCCCGTACGAGCCCGTCACCGACGTGCGCCTGCCCGGCTACCAGCCGACGACCGAGGGCAATCAGAAGCAGATCCGCCTCGCCGCCAAGGCGCTCGCGAACGCGCGCCGGCCGGTTCTCTACGCCGGCGGCGGCGTCGTCAACGCGAACGCGGCCGAGGAGCTGCGCGAGCTGGCGCTGAGCGACCGCTTCCCCGTCACCAGCACGCTGATGGCGCTCGGCGCCTTCCCGGCGCCGCACGACCAGTGGCTCGGCATGCTCGGCATGCACGGCACGCGCGCGGCGAACTACGCGATGGACGAGGCCGACCTGATCGTCGCGATCGGCGCCCGCTTCGACGACCGCGTCACCGGCAAGCTGTCGGAGTTCGCGCCGCGGGCGAAGTTCATCCACATCGACATCGACCCCGCCGAGATCTCCAAGAACGTCCCGGCGCACATCCCGATCGTCGGCGACGCGAAGAACATCCTCGCGAGGCTCACGAGCGAGTATCGCGCGCTGTCGGCCGACAGAGGCCGGCTCGAGGACTGGTGGTCGCGGATCTACGGCTGGCAGCGCCAGTACCCGCTCAGATATGAGGACTCGGCCGACAGAGAGATCACGCCGCAGTGGGCGGTCCAGGCGATCCACGAGGCGACCGGCGGCGAGGCGATCGTGACCTCCGACGTCGGCCAGCACCAGATGTGGACGGCGCAGTACTACGACTTCCCGCAGCCGCGCCGCTGGATCAACTCCGGCGGGCTCGGGACGATGGGCTTCGGCGTCCCGGCCGCGATGGGCGCGGCCGTCGGTCAGCCCGACCGCACGGTCGTCTGCGTCGCCGGTGACGGCTCGGTGCAGATGAACGCCCAGGAGCTGGCGACCTGCGCGCAGAACAGAATCCCGATCAAGGTGATCATCCTCAACAACGGCTTCCTCGGCATGGTCCGCCAGTGGCAGGAGCTGTTCTGGGACAACCGCTACTCGCAGGTCGACCTCGGGCAGTTCCCCGACTTCGTCAAGCTCGCGGAGGCGTACGGCTGCACCGGCGTGCGGCTGACCGACAAGACGTCGCTCGTGGAGGACCTCAGAGCGGCGATCGCGACCGACGGCCCGGTGGTCGTCGACGTCCGCGTCACGAGAGAGGCGAACGTGTATCCGATGATCTCGCCCGGCCAGGCCGCGCGCGACATGGTGGGCTAG
- a CDS encoding dihydrofolate reductase family protein codes for MATVVAEMTMSLDGFVTHPVDGVEHLFGWYEDGDVETRTPGAGGPDAFRTSAASAGYLREMMASLGAIVSGRRLFDVAGGWGGSHPLGVPVVVVSHSVPDGWPRDGAPFTFVDDVATAVEQASAIADDGIVGVGGANVAQQCLDLGLLDEVRVNLVPVMLGEGVRFFEHFARTPIFFETPRVIEGDGVTHLSYRYAR; via the coding sequence ATGGCAACGGTCGTAGCTGAGATGACGATGTCGCTCGACGGCTTCGTCACGCACCCCGTCGACGGCGTCGAGCATCTGTTCGGTTGGTACGAGGACGGCGACGTCGAGACGCGGACGCCCGGCGCCGGCGGGCCGGACGCGTTCCGCACCTCGGCGGCGAGCGCCGGCTACCTGCGCGAGATGATGGCGAGCCTCGGCGCGATCGTCTCCGGCCGGCGGCTGTTCGACGTCGCCGGCGGCTGGGGCGGAAGCCATCCGCTCGGCGTGCCGGTCGTCGTCGTCAGCCACAGCGTCCCGGACGGCTGGCCGAGAGACGGCGCGCCGTTCACGTTTGTGGACGACGTCGCGACCGCGGTCGAGCAGGCGTCGGCGATCGCCGACGACGGGATCGTCGGCGTCGGCGGCGCGAACGTCGCGCAGCAGTGCCTCGACCTCGGGCTGCTCGACGAGGTCCGCGTCAACCTCGTGCCGGTGATGCTCGGCGAGGGCGTGCGCTTCTTCGAGCACTTCGCCAGAACGCCGATCTTCTTCGAGACGCCGCGCGTGATCGAGGGGGACGGGGTGACGCACCTCTCCTACCGATACGCCAGGTAA
- the gatB gene encoding Asp-tRNA(Asn)/Glu-tRNA(Gln) amidotransferase subunit GatB: protein MSTAYEPVIGLEIHVQLKTKTKMFCGCELSFGDPPTVHTCPVCLGLPGALPVVNARAIHYALMVGMALGCELAPRSIFHRKNYFYPDLPKGYQVSQYDIPICSGGHLGDVRIHRAHLEEDAAKLIHVGSSGRIHGADASVVDFNRGGTPLVEIVTEPDVKSAAQAREWLTLLRTTLRQLGVSDVNMEEGSLRCDANVSIRPVGSDVLGTKTELKNMNSFRYLERGVEAEIARQIALVESGEEVVQETLHYDPVSGAISSLRSKEEAHDYRYFPEPDLVPVVLTEEMIAAARAELPELPAQRAERYEQQLGLSADSARLFAFRSELGDYFEAALASDADTGDGGAQPLANWISGELVARIGDEDPASSKVTPQAIAQLAALVRSKAVTQGAAKQVLDRLVADGGEPNAIVEAEGLGAIGGGDELADVVKRALESDPAAVEKLKAGNMKAIGPIVGFVMRETKGRADGGEVNRLVREQLGL from the coding sequence ATGAGCACCGCGTACGAGCCCGTCATCGGCCTGGAGATCCACGTCCAGCTGAAGACGAAGACGAAGATGTTCTGCGGCTGCGAGCTGTCGTTCGGGGACCCGCCGACCGTCCACACCTGCCCGGTCTGCCTCGGCCTCCCCGGCGCGCTTCCGGTCGTCAACGCGAGAGCGATCCACTACGCGCTGATGGTCGGGATGGCGCTCGGCTGCGAGCTGGCGCCGCGCTCGATCTTCCACCGCAAGAACTACTTCTATCCGGACCTGCCGAAGGGCTACCAGGTCTCGCAGTACGACATCCCGATCTGCTCGGGCGGCCATCTCGGCGACGTGCGGATCCACCGCGCGCATCTGGAGGAGGACGCGGCGAAGCTGATCCACGTCGGCTCCAGCGGCCGCATCCACGGCGCCGACGCCTCCGTCGTCGACTTCAATCGCGGCGGCACGCCGCTGGTCGAGATCGTCACCGAGCCGGACGTCAAGTCGGCCGCGCAGGCGCGCGAGTGGCTGACGCTGCTGCGCACGACGCTGCGCCAGCTCGGCGTCTCGGACGTGAACATGGAGGAGGGCTCGCTGCGCTGCGACGCCAACGTCTCGATCCGGCCGGTCGGCAGCGACGTGCTCGGCACCAAGACCGAGCTGAAGAACATGAACTCCTTCCGCTATCTCGAGCGCGGCGTCGAGGCGGAGATCGCCCGCCAGATCGCGCTCGTCGAGAGCGGGGAGGAGGTCGTCCAGGAGACGCTCCACTACGACCCCGTCTCCGGCGCGATCTCGTCGCTGCGCTCGAAGGAGGAGGCGCACGACTATCGCTACTTCCCCGAGCCGGACCTCGTCCCGGTCGTGCTGACCGAGGAGATGATCGCGGCGGCGAGAGCGGAGCTGCCGGAGCTGCCGGCGCAGCGCGCCGAGCGCTACGAGCAGCAGCTTGGCCTCAGCGCCGACAGCGCGCGCCTGTTCGCCTTCCGCTCCGAGCTGGGTGACTACTTCGAGGCGGCGCTGGCGTCTGACGCGGACACCGGCGATGGCGGCGCGCAGCCTCTCGCGAACTGGATCTCCGGCGAGCTGGTCGCGCGGATCGGCGACGAGGACCCGGCGTCCTCGAAGGTGACGCCGCAGGCGATCGCGCAGCTCGCTGCGCTCGTGCGCTCGAAGGCCGTGACGCAGGGCGCGGCCAAGCAGGTGCTCGACAGACTGGTGGCAGACGGCGGCGAGCCGAACGCGATCGTCGAGGCCGAGGGGCTCGGCGCGATCGGCGGCGGCGACGAGCTGGCCGACGTCGTCAAGCGCGCGCTGGAGTCCGACCCGGCCGCGGTCGAGAAGCTGAAGGCCGGCAACATGAAGGCGATCGGGCCGATCGTCGGCTTCGTGATGCGAGAGACGAAGGGCCGCGCCGACGGCGGCGAGGTCAACCGTCTCGTGCGCGAGCAGCTCGGGCTTTGA